In Naumovozyma castellii chromosome 1, complete genome, one DNA window encodes the following:
- the GCG1 gene encoding gamma-glutamylcyclotransferase (ancestral locus Anc_8.226), giving the protein MTIDTDETMQGLWVLGYGSLIYKPPPHYKYRIPATIYGFMRRFWQSSIDHRGTPDSPGRVVTLIPYDEIVSRPEFSQDLKLYSPNFDDIKGANDLTTLGVVYYIPTEFADQVREYLDVREQNGYTLHEVEVHLNTTGEQERALKHVLCKLPFHNETKKRILKTNVYIGTVTNEAFVGPEAIHDTAKVISTSRGPSGPNIEYLKLLHDSIEFMSDNELLPTSDIYLNKLLRQVDKINN; this is encoded by the coding sequence CAGATGAAACAATGCAGGGCCTCTGGGTTCTAGGGTACGGGTCCCTCATCTACAAGCCACCACCACATTATAAATACAGAATCCCTGCAACAATATATGGATTTATGCGTAGATTCTGGCAAAGCTCCATTGATCATAGAGGTACACCAGACAGCCCTGGTAGAGTAGTTACGCTGATTCCCTACGATGAGATCGTATCACGCCCTGAATTTTCTCaggatttgaaattatattctcctaattttgatgatattaaagGTGCTAATGACTTGACCACGTTAGGGGTCGTTTATTATATCCCTACCGAGTTTGCAGATCAAGTTAGAGAATATTTGGATGTAAGGGAGCAGAATGGATACACTCTACATGAAGTCGAGGTGCATTTGAATACTACTGGCGAACAGGAGAGGGCATTGAAACATGTTTTGTGTAAACTCCCATTTCATAATGAgacaaagaagagaatttTGAAGACAAATGTATACATAGGAACAGTGACAAATGAAGCATTTGTTGGACCTGAAGCTATACATGATACTGCAAAAGTAATTTCTACTTCAAGGGGACCTAGTGGACCCAATATTGAGTATCTTAAGTTATTACATGATTCTATTGAATTCATGAGCGACAATGAACTGTTACCAACCTCagatatttatttgaataaactTCTGAGACAAGTCGacaaaattaataattga